The proteins below come from a single Caulobacter segnis ATCC 21756 genomic window:
- a CDS encoding Mrp/NBP35 family ATP-binding protein, whose amino-acid sequence MALDRIPDPVSGRGLVAAELVQGLVVRNGRAGFMLEVPASQAATYAPIREAAEKALAALPGIDVAQVVLTAQAAEGATRVRRGAKVSDDPQARMVPPPEAEKPAHVRHVIAVASGKGGVGKSTVSTNLAVAFAQMGLRVGLLDADVYGPSAPKMMGVDGDPLFENEKLQPLEAHGVKLMSIGFIVDEGKAMIWRGPMASSAVRQMIHDVAWGSEAQPLDVLVVDLPPGTGDIQLTLVQKLRIDGVVLVTTPQEIALIDARRAAVMFEKTATPILGLIENMAFFADPSTGAPIPIFGEGGGVAEAARLQVPLLGRVPIEMGVRIGGDEGVPAVIGEPKGQAAQVFVAAAKTLWDAVG is encoded by the coding sequence ATGGCGCTGGACCGCATTCCCGACCCCGTCAGCGGGCGAGGGCTGGTGGCGGCCGAGCTGGTGCAGGGCCTCGTGGTCCGCAACGGCCGCGCCGGCTTCATGCTGGAAGTCCCCGCCAGCCAGGCCGCGACCTACGCCCCAATCCGCGAGGCCGCCGAAAAGGCCCTGGCGGCTCTGCCGGGGATCGACGTCGCCCAGGTCGTGCTGACGGCCCAGGCGGCCGAGGGCGCGACCCGGGTGCGCAGGGGGGCGAAGGTCTCCGACGACCCGCAAGCCCGCATGGTCCCGCCGCCCGAAGCCGAAAAGCCCGCCCACGTCCGTCACGTGATCGCGGTGGCCTCGGGCAAGGGCGGGGTCGGCAAGTCCACGGTCTCGACCAATCTCGCCGTCGCCTTCGCCCAGATGGGCCTGCGCGTCGGCCTGCTGGACGCCGATGTCTACGGCCCCTCGGCGCCGAAGATGATGGGGGTCGACGGCGATCCGCTGTTCGAGAACGAGAAGCTGCAGCCGTTGGAGGCCCATGGCGTCAAGCTGATGTCGATCGGCTTCATCGTCGACGAGGGCAAGGCGATGATCTGGCGCGGGCCGATGGCCTCGTCGGCGGTTCGCCAGATGATCCACGACGTCGCCTGGGGCTCGGAAGCCCAGCCGCTGGACGTGCTGGTCGTCGACCTGCCGCCCGGCACCGGCGACATCCAGCTGACCCTCGTTCAGAAGCTGCGGATCGACGGCGTCGTGCTGGTGACCACGCCGCAGGAGATCGCCCTGATCGACGCCCGCCGCGCGGCGGTGATGTTCGAGAAGACCGCGACGCCGATCCTGGGGCTGATCGAGAACATGGCCTTCTTCGCCGATCCCTCGACCGGCGCGCCGATCCCGATCTTCGGCGAAGGCGGCGGCGTGGCCGAGGCCGCGCGCCTGCAGGTTCCGCTGTTGGGCCGCGTGCCGATCGAGATGGGCGTGCGCATCGGCGGCGACGAGGGGGTTCCGGCCGTGATCGGCGAGCCCAAGGGCCAGGCGGCCCAGGTCTTCGTCGCGGCGGCCAAGACGCTCTGGGACGCCGTCGGCTAG
- the ilvN gene encoding acetolactate synthase small subunit yields the protein MTTNTQPAPASAYDLSPNEQAEQTATFALLVDNEPGVLHRVVGLFAARGYNIESLTVAETDRKAHTSRITVVTRGTRHVLDQIEAQLNKVVNVRRVHDVTRDPNGVERELALVKVRGSGVDRVEALRIAEIFRAKPVDTTLESFVFEISGAPSKIDKFLDLMRPLGLVELSRTGVLSIERGVEGM from the coding sequence ATGACCACGAACACCCAACCCGCCCCCGCCTCGGCCTACGACCTTAGCCCCAACGAACAAGCCGAACAGACGGCGACGTTCGCCCTGCTCGTCGACAACGAGCCCGGCGTGCTGCATCGCGTGGTCGGCCTGTTCGCCGCGCGCGGCTACAACATCGAAAGCCTCACGGTCGCCGAGACCGACCGCAAGGCCCACACCAGCCGCATCACCGTGGTGACGCGCGGCACCCGCCATGTGTTGGACCAGATCGAGGCCCAGCTGAACAAGGTCGTCAACGTCCGCCGCGTCCACGACGTGACTCGCGACCCCAACGGCGTCGAACGCGAACTGGCCCTGGTGAAGGTGCGCGGCTCGGGCGTCGACCGCGTCGAGGCCCTGCGCATCGCCGAGATCTTCCGCGCCAAGCCCGTCGACACGACGCTGGAGAGCTTCGTGTTCGAGATCTCGGGCGCGCCGTCCAAGATCGACAAGTTCCTGGATCTGATGCGCCCCCTGGGCCTGGTGGAACTTTCCCGCACGGGCGTCCTTTCCATCGAGCGGGGCGTCGAGGGCATGTAG
- the serB gene encoding phosphoserine phosphatase SerB — MFAITLVGQGAETVARALDLGPSALLGPNAVDLSTDVALADAKARVAEIVGDQAIDFAIQPVENRRKRLLIADMDSTIINVECLDELADFAGVKAQVSEITERAMRGELAFEGALRERVGMLKGLSVDALQSCYDERVRLNPGARTLVMTMAQHGARCALVSGGFTFFTSRVAEAAGFHLNRANTLIEQGGALTGEVGDPILGKEAKLAALREETAALGLTPVDALAVGDGANDLAMIEAAGLGVAYRAKPIVAAQADAKVDHTDLTTLLYFQGYRAEEFVS, encoded by the coding sequence ATGTTCGCCATCACGCTCGTCGGCCAAGGGGCCGAAACCGTCGCTCGCGCCCTGGACCTGGGGCCGTCGGCCCTTCTGGGCCCGAACGCCGTGGATCTGTCGACGGACGTCGCGCTGGCGGACGCCAAGGCGCGGGTCGCGGAGATCGTCGGCGACCAGGCGATCGACTTCGCCATTCAGCCGGTCGAGAACCGCAGGAAGCGCCTGCTGATCGCCGACATGGACTCGACGATCATTAACGTCGAATGCCTGGACGAGCTCGCGGACTTCGCCGGCGTGAAGGCGCAGGTCTCCGAGATCACCGAGCGGGCCATGCGCGGCGAACTGGCCTTCGAGGGCGCGTTGCGCGAGCGGGTCGGGATGCTGAAGGGACTGTCGGTCGACGCCCTGCAAAGCTGCTACGACGAGCGCGTCCGGCTGAACCCCGGCGCGCGGACCCTGGTCATGACCATGGCCCAGCACGGCGCGCGCTGCGCCCTGGTCTCGGGCGGCTTCACCTTCTTCACCAGCCGCGTGGCGGAGGCGGCGGGCTTTCACCTGAACCGCGCCAACACCCTGATCGAGCAGGGCGGCGCGCTGACCGGCGAGGTCGGCGATCCGATCCTGGGCAAGGAGGCCAAGCTGGCGGCCTTGCGCGAGGAGACGGCGGCCCTGGGCCTTACCCCCGTCGACGCCCTGGCGGTCGGCGACGGCGCCAACGACCTGGCGATGATCGAGGCCGCGGGCCTGGGCGTCGCCTATCGCGCCAAGCCGATCGTCGCGGCCCAGGCCGACGCCAAGGTCGACCACACCGACCTGACGACCTTGCTCTACTTCCAGGGCTATCGCGCCGAGGAGTTTGTCTCGTGA
- a CDS encoding HlyD family secretion protein: protein MPGFLRRPAFWIVLVVVVLLGGGFFYMKGQAAEKKKKLEAAAAQEEPSPYAAIAQGKADVEGGVIQVAARRQGIVRDVFVQEGDIVKAGQPLAKQEDDDARLAAQTASAALASARAQLQLYQVQLRTAQREHARLQGLTASNFVAAQRLDAARDKIAEAQANIGAQQAAISVASAQLAQANYNQELTIIRAPADGRIARRQANPGAGASTLNVTAMFDLEPNTQRIVRAEIVEADIPNVVIGQEVEIQPESDPDKTYIGKVLRRASVFGARKLASDDPSQRSDERVVEVVVSADGAPLLVGQRVLVKFMKPGQKAGVKRDKPTPPVAGGAKKKA from the coding sequence ATGCCCGGCTTCCTGCGCCGACCCGCTTTCTGGATCGTTCTTGTTGTCGTCGTTCTGCTCGGCGGCGGATTCTTCTACATGAAGGGCCAAGCGGCCGAGAAGAAGAAGAAACTCGAGGCCGCCGCCGCTCAGGAGGAGCCTTCCCCCTACGCCGCCATCGCCCAGGGCAAGGCCGACGTCGAGGGCGGCGTGATCCAGGTGGCGGCCCGCCGCCAAGGCATCGTGCGTGACGTCTTCGTCCAGGAGGGCGACATCGTCAAAGCCGGCCAGCCGCTGGCCAAGCAAGAGGACGACGACGCGCGCCTGGCCGCCCAGACCGCCTCGGCCGCCCTCGCCTCGGCCAGGGCCCAACTGCAGCTCTATCAAGTGCAGCTGCGCACGGCCCAGCGCGAGCACGCCCGCCTGCAAGGCCTGACCGCCTCGAACTTCGTGGCCGCTCAACGGCTGGACGCCGCGCGGGACAAGATCGCGGAGGCCCAGGCCAATATCGGCGCTCAGCAGGCGGCGATCAGCGTCGCATCCGCCCAGTTGGCGCAGGCCAACTACAATCAGGAGCTGACGATCATCCGCGCGCCCGCCGACGGCCGCATCGCCCGCCGCCAGGCCAACCCCGGCGCCGGCGCCTCGACCCTGAACGTCACGGCGATGTTCGACCTCGAGCCGAACACCCAGCGCATCGTCCGCGCCGAGATCGTCGAGGCCGACATTCCGAACGTCGTGATCGGCCAGGAAGTCGAGATCCAGCCGGAAAGCGACCCGGACAAGACCTATATCGGCAAGGTGCTGCGCCGCGCCTCGGTGTTCGGCGCCCGCAAGCTGGCCTCGGACGACCCCAGCCAGCGCAGCGACGAACGCGTCGTCGAGGTGGTGGTCAGCGCCGACGGCGCCCCGCTGCTGGTCGGCCAGCGCGTCCTGGTCAAGTTCATGAAGCCCGGCCAGAAAGCCGGCGTGAAGCGCGACAAGCCGACCCCGCCAGTCGCGGGCGGCGCGAAGAAGAAGGCGTAA
- a CDS encoding CinA family protein has product MSDLNALAERVAERLIARGETVAVAESSAGGLISAALLAVPGASKFYVGGAVVYTARARLTLMDIPQKAMDGLRSASEPYAELLARVARKNLKATWGLSETGAAGPDGNRYGDAPGHCCMAVVGEDASVSATIETGSPERGSNMQAFAAATLELLARTLEA; this is encoded by the coding sequence ATGTCCGACCTCAACGCCCTCGCCGAACGCGTCGCCGAACGCCTGATCGCCCGAGGCGAGACCGTCGCCGTGGCGGAGTCCTCGGCCGGCGGCCTGATCTCGGCGGCGTTGCTGGCGGTGCCGGGCGCGTCGAAGTTCTATGTCGGGGGCGCGGTCGTCTACACGGCCCGGGCGCGCCTGACCCTGATGGACATCCCGCAGAAGGCGATGGACGGCCTGCGCTCGGCCAGCGAGCCCTACGCGGAACTGCTGGCGCGCGTAGCCCGCAAGAACTTGAAGGCGACCTGGGGCCTGTCGGAAACCGGCGCCGCCGGGCCCGACGGCAACCGCTATGGCGACGCGCCCGGCCATTGCTGCATGGCCGTGGTCGGCGAGGACGCCTCGGTCAGCGCCACGATCGAGACCGGCAGCCCCGAACGCGGCTCCAACATGCAGGCCTTCGCCGCCGCCACGCTGGAGTTGCTGGCCCGAACGCTGGAAGCCTAG
- a CDS encoding outer membrane protein transport protein, with product MSLKRTHLAAGVALLTLAAATQASASAFYLQEQSVRGTGRAYSGEVADKGVGSLWWNPASIAGIDRSEIALGVNAIQVNSKVVNNGSTITRPVPPAGLTTPIGGAGTAFDPINDGVVPNLGGAFKINDKLSLGMAVSAPYNFTTEYNADSFTRYDALKSHLRTINIDTVVAYRVNDMLDLGVGFTALYADATLTNALPNISPLQPDGHQSLKGDGWAYGYTVGAQLHPSKSLTIGASYRSKIDQKLDGTVAVSGLLAPIPAASNFSTDGQAKITLPWIANLGARWAVNDQWTLNASVSRVGWGEFDAIRVTYTGGASTSVQDYKDVTTYAAGVDFQASPRLTLRAGVQYDPTPTPDVGRTARVPDGDRMMYAAGATWAATDDLKLDAAINYIAFDDSTINRTDVTATSSTARLNGEVTGSAVVLSAGARFSF from the coding sequence ATGTCTCTCAAGCGTACGCACCTCGCCGCCGGGGTCGCCCTTCTGACCCTCGCCGCCGCCACGCAGGCTTCGGCCTCGGCCTTCTACCTGCAAGAGCAGTCGGTGCGCGGCACCGGTCGCGCCTATTCCGGCGAAGTCGCCGACAAGGGCGTCGGCAGCCTGTGGTGGAACCCCGCCTCGATCGCCGGCATCGACCGCAGCGAAATCGCCCTCGGCGTGAACGCGATCCAGGTGAACTCCAAGGTCGTCAACAACGGCTCGACGATCACGCGTCCGGTTCCCCCGGCCGGCCTGACCACGCCGATCGGCGGCGCCGGCACGGCCTTCGACCCGATCAATGACGGCGTGGTCCCGAACCTGGGCGGCGCGTTCAAGATCAACGACAAGCTGTCGCTGGGCATGGCGGTGTCGGCCCCGTACAACTTCACCACCGAGTACAACGCCGACAGCTTCACCCGCTATGACGCGCTGAAGTCGCACCTGCGCACGATCAATATCGACACGGTCGTCGCCTACCGGGTCAACGACATGTTGGACCTGGGCGTCGGCTTCACGGCGCTGTACGCCGACGCGACCCTGACCAACGCCCTGCCCAACATCTCGCCGCTCCAGCCCGACGGCCATCAGTCGCTGAAGGGCGACGGCTGGGCCTATGGCTACACCGTGGGCGCCCAGCTGCACCCGTCCAAGAGCCTGACGATCGGCGCCAGCTATCGCTCGAAGATCGACCAGAAGCTGGACGGCACGGTCGCCGTCTCGGGCCTGCTGGCGCCGATCCCGGCCGCCAGCAACTTCTCGACCGACGGCCAGGCCAAGATCACCCTGCCCTGGATCGCCAACCTGGGCGCCCGCTGGGCCGTGAACGACCAATGGACCCTGAACGCCTCGGTCAGCCGCGTCGGCTGGGGTGAGTTCGACGCCATCCGCGTCACCTATACGGGCGGCGCTTCGACCAGCGTCCAGGACTACAAGGACGTCACCACCTACGCCGCCGGCGTCGACTTCCAGGCCTCGCCGCGCCTGACCCTGCGGGCCGGCGTCCAGTACGACCCGACCCCGACGCCGGACGTCGGCCGCACCGCCCGTGTTCCGGACGGCGACCGCATGATGTACGCCGCCGGCGCCACCTGGGCCGCGACGGACGACCTGAAGCTCGACGCGGCGATCAACTACATCGCCTTCGACGACAGCACGATCAACCGCACCGACGTGACGGCGACCAGCTCGACCGCTCGCCTGAACGGCGAAGTCACCGGCTCGGCCGTGGTCCTGTCGGCCGGCGCGCGCTTCAGCTTCTAA
- the miaA gene encoding tRNA (adenosine(37)-N6)-dimethylallyltransferase MiaA — protein sequence MSSPQSDATLDRSEGGDYRIWLIAGPTASGKSAHALRLAERIGGEIVNADSMQIYAGLRVLTAGPSPEEVARAPHHLFGVVDPAVGWSVGRWQEAAITALAEIEARGNPAIVVGGTGLYFRALTHGLADVPPVPETQREISGLLYAARGEAEFREILKPLDPEAEARIEIGDRQRLVRAHAVAIATGKSLTAWQTDTKPALEPGSWKGLVLDPPRAELYARCDARLSVMLEQGALDEVRAMEARGLDPSLPALKAVGYREFAAHLRGETTLEQALDAARQETRRYAKRQLTWFRNQTPDWERISAP from the coding sequence ATGAGCTCTCCCCAGTCTGACGCAACCTTGGATCGCTCCGAAGGTGGTGACTATCGCATCTGGCTGATCGCGGGCCCAACCGCAAGCGGCAAGTCGGCCCACGCCCTGCGTTTGGCCGAACGGATCGGCGGCGAGATCGTCAACGCCGACTCCATGCAGATCTACGCCGGCTTGCGCGTGCTGACAGCCGGACCATCGCCCGAGGAAGTCGCCCGCGCGCCGCACCACTTGTTTGGCGTGGTCGACCCGGCCGTCGGCTGGTCGGTCGGGCGCTGGCAGGAAGCCGCCATCACGGCCCTCGCCGAGATCGAAGCGCGTGGCAATCCGGCCATCGTGGTCGGCGGCACGGGGCTCTATTTCCGCGCGCTCACACACGGTTTGGCCGACGTGCCGCCCGTGCCCGAGACCCAACGCGAAATCTCGGGCCTGCTGTACGCGGCGCGTGGAGAGGCCGAGTTCCGCGAGATCCTGAAACCGCTGGACCCCGAAGCCGAGGCACGGATCGAGATCGGCGATCGCCAGCGGCTGGTGCGGGCCCACGCCGTGGCCATCGCGACCGGCAAGTCCCTCACCGCCTGGCAGACCGACACCAAGCCGGCGCTCGAGCCAGGCAGTTGGAAGGGGCTAGTGCTCGATCCGCCCCGCGCGGAACTCTATGCGCGCTGCGATGCGCGCCTGTCGGTGATGCTCGAGCAAGGCGCGCTGGACGAGGTCCGGGCGATGGAGGCCCGGGGCCTGGATCCGTCCCTGCCCGCCCTCAAGGCCGTCGGCTATCGCGAGTTCGCGGCGCATCTGCGCGGCGAGACCACGTTGGAGCAAGCACTGGACGCCGCGCGGCAGGAAACCCGCCGCTACGCCAAGCGACAGCTGACCTGGTTCCGCAACCAGACGCCGGATTGGGAACGGATCAGCGCTCCGTGA
- a CDS encoding serine hydrolase domain-containing protein — MSAAALSGGEADKAVDAFLKTQPFQGVVLIGKAGKPVYSRTVGFADIEGRTPTKLGTPYVIASISKWLTSTALLKLAELGKIDLEAPISTYLPDYRADTGAKVKLRQLMTNVSGVPNGFSSWTKANPDPDLFKKPMTTAQAVKLWCSGDLAFEPGTKFDYALTNWVILTAIIEAVTGEAYADAMSKLVIAPLGLARTTPVDPPDLAVSYRTLDPLVRQSNDRFSFFAASGGYSSTAGDLLKAAHAIFDGGFLPPDRKKALLTVGWPDQDYALGGRVKTLFADGMPRVFAWETGRAAGYRSVLGHRFDDQTTVVLLNNTSITQKAMDEFAYSLFGTV; from the coding sequence GTGTCGGCGGCGGCGCTGTCGGGCGGCGAGGCGGACAAGGCGGTGGACGCCTTCCTCAAAACCCAGCCGTTCCAGGGCGTGGTGCTGATCGGCAAGGCCGGCAAGCCGGTCTACTCGCGAACGGTCGGTTTCGCCGACATCGAGGGCAGGACGCCGACCAAGCTTGGCACGCCCTATGTGATCGCCTCGATCTCCAAGTGGCTGACCTCGACCGCGCTGCTGAAGCTGGCGGAGCTCGGGAAGATCGATCTCGAGGCGCCGATCTCCACCTACCTGCCCGACTACCGCGCCGACACCGGCGCCAAGGTCAAGTTGAGGCAACTGATGACGAACGTCAGCGGTGTGCCGAACGGCTTTTCGAGCTGGACCAAGGCCAATCCGGATCCGGACCTCTTCAAGAAGCCGATGACGACCGCCCAGGCCGTCAAGCTGTGGTGCTCGGGCGACCTGGCTTTCGAGCCTGGGACCAAGTTCGACTACGCCCTGACGAACTGGGTGATCCTCACCGCGATCATCGAGGCGGTCACCGGCGAGGCCTATGCGGACGCGATGTCCAAGCTGGTCATCGCGCCTCTGGGCCTGGCCCGCACCACGCCGGTCGATCCGCCGGACCTGGCCGTCTCCTATCGCACGCTCGACCCGCTGGTCCGGCAATCGAACGACCGCTTCTCCTTCTTCGCCGCCAGCGGAGGCTATTCCAGCACGGCGGGGGATTTGCTGAAGGCGGCGCACGCGATCTTCGATGGCGGGTTCCTGCCGCCAGACCGCAAGAAGGCGCTGCTGACCGTGGGCTGGCCGGACCAGGATTATGCCCTGGGTGGCCGCGTGAAGACCCTGTTCGCCGACGGCATGCCGCGCGTCTTCGCCTGGGAGACGGGCCGGGCGGCGGGCTACCGCTCGGTGCTGGGCCACCGTTTCGACGACCAGACGACCGTTGTCCTGCTGAACAACACCAGCATCACCCAGAAGGCGATGGACGAGTTCGCCTACAGCCTGTTCGGGACCGTCTAG
- a CDS encoding HAD family hydrolase produces the protein MSFPRRVDAVVFDMDGLLLDTEIVYRAAMIEAGSVFGVQFTGETYASMVGKTNPECAVMLRELYGETFPAQAYFERVWADVEDLLEAETKLKAGVVEILDYLDDRGLPRGIATSNGMAAVERYLGRFDLLHRFNAVVAHHDVTRHKPNPDPYLLAAQRIGVDPSYCLALEDSHPGVRAAHAAGMMTVMVPDILDPNEEMHDKCVHIAESLHHVMDLLKAAS, from the coding sequence GTGAGTTTTCCGCGCCGCGTCGATGCGGTGGTCTTCGACATGGACGGCCTGCTGCTGGACACCGAGATCGTCTACCGCGCCGCGATGATCGAGGCTGGGAGCGTCTTCGGCGTCCAGTTCACCGGCGAGACCTACGCCTCGATGGTGGGCAAGACCAATCCCGAGTGCGCGGTGATGCTGCGCGAGCTCTACGGCGAGACCTTTCCGGCGCAGGCCTATTTCGAGCGCGTCTGGGCTGACGTCGAGGATCTGCTGGAGGCCGAGACCAAGCTGAAGGCCGGGGTGGTCGAAATCCTCGACTATCTGGACGATCGGGGCCTGCCGCGCGGCATCGCCACCTCGAACGGCATGGCCGCCGTGGAGCGTTATCTAGGCCGCTTCGATCTGCTGCACCGTTTCAACGCCGTGGTCGCCCACCACGATGTGACGCGTCACAAGCCCAATCCCGACCCGTACCTGCTGGCGGCGCAGCGCATCGGCGTCGATCCCAGCTACTGCCTGGCGCTCGAGGACTCGCACCCCGGCGTCCGCGCCGCCCACGCAGCGGGCATGATGACGGTGATGGTGCCGGATATTCTCGACCCGAACGAGGAGATGCACGACAAGTGCGTCCACATCGCCGAGAGCCTGCATCACGTGATGGATCTGCTGAAGGCCGCGTCCTAG
- a CDS encoding SDR family NAD(P)-dependent oxidoreductase produces the protein MADIRFDGKVAIVTGAGGGLGRQHALELARRGAKVVVNDLGGSVDGSGGSSEAAQKVVEEIKAFGGEAIANGSSVTDDAGVAHMVKQAMDTWGRIDILIANAGILRDKTLSKMELADFELVMQVHVFGTFKPIKAVWDIMKAQNYGRIVVTTSSSGMYGNFGQSNYGAAKMAVLGLMNTLKLEGAKNDVKINAISPVAATRMTEGLMPPEVLAKLAPEYVTPGVVYLCSEEAPTGAILTAGAGAFALSRIYETEGVYLGEGGLSAEEVRDSWDKITDEGGQKAYFNGGEQGQKFFRKMAGG, from the coding sequence ATGGCGGACATCCGCTTCGACGGCAAGGTGGCGATCGTGACGGGCGCGGGCGGCGGCCTTGGCCGACAGCACGCCCTGGAGCTGGCGCGGCGCGGCGCCAAGGTCGTGGTCAACGACCTGGGCGGCAGCGTCGACGGCTCGGGCGGCTCGTCCGAAGCGGCCCAGAAGGTGGTCGAGGAGATCAAGGCCTTCGGCGGCGAGGCCATCGCCAACGGCTCGTCGGTCACCGACGACGCCGGCGTCGCCCACATGGTCAAGCAGGCCATGGATACCTGGGGCCGGATCGACATCCTGATCGCCAACGCCGGCATCCTGCGTGACAAGACCCTCTCCAAGATGGAGCTGGCCGATTTCGAGCTGGTCATGCAGGTGCACGTGTTCGGCACCTTCAAGCCGATCAAGGCGGTCTGGGACATCATGAAGGCCCAGAACTACGGCCGCATCGTCGTCACCACCTCGTCGTCGGGCATGTACGGCAACTTCGGCCAGAGCAACTACGGCGCGGCCAAGATGGCGGTGCTGGGCCTGATGAACACGCTCAAGCTCGAGGGCGCCAAGAACGACGTGAAGATCAACGCCATCAGCCCGGTCGCGGCCACCCGCATGACCGAGGGCCTGATGCCGCCGGAAGTGCTGGCCAAGCTGGCGCCGGAATATGTCACGCCGGGCGTCGTCTATCTCTGCTCGGAAGAGGCCCCGACCGGCGCGATCCTGACGGCCGGCGCCGGCGCCTTCGCGCTGTCGCGCATCTACGAGACCGAAGGCGTCTATCTGGGCGAAGGCGGCCTGTCGGCCGAGGAAGTCCGCGACAGCTGGGACAAGATCACCGACGAAGGCGGCCAGAAAGCCTACTTCAACGGCGGCGAGCAGGGTCAGAAGTTCTTCCGAAAGATGGCCGGCGGCTGA
- a CDS encoding acetolactate synthase 3 large subunit, with protein sequence MTAHQTIESKAPADTTDRAMTGAEIVVRGLVDQGVEVLFGYPGGAVLPIYDALFHEPRLQHILVRHEQGATHAAEGYARSSGKPGVVLVTSGPGATNAITGIMDALMDSIPMVVITGQVPTHLIGTDAFQEADTVGMTRSCTKHNYLVKDVRDLPQIIHEAFKIATTGRPGPVLIDIPKDVQFAKGEYYGPQEVQSTHAYAPRVKGDASRIAEAVKMIASARRPIFYTGGGVINAGPKASAALREFAAMTGAPVTSTLMGLGAFPAADPAWLGMLGMHGTFEANNAMHDCDVMICVGARFDDRVTGRLDAFSPGSKKIHIDIDASSINKNVRVDLPIVGDAGSVLEDLIAAWKAANLSPNKAALSDWWAQIDQWRARECLKYRASDTVIKPQYAIQRLYELTKDKDVYITTEVGQHQMWAAQFFRFEEPNRWMTSGGLGTMGYGLPAALGVQLAHPNSLVVDIAGEASIQMCIQELSTAIQFDLPVKIFILNNEWMGMVRQWQQLLHGERYSHSYSDSLPDFVKLAEAYGAVGIRCDDPAELDGKILEMINSDKPVIFDCRVEKHENCLPMIPSGKAHNEMILPEEVEDLGSVIDEAGRGLV encoded by the coding sequence ATGACCGCCCACCAGACCATCGAGAGCAAGGCTCCCGCCGACACCACCGATCGCGCCATGACGGGCGCCGAGATCGTGGTTCGCGGCCTCGTGGACCAGGGGGTCGAGGTGCTGTTCGGCTATCCGGGCGGCGCGGTCCTGCCGATCTACGACGCCCTGTTCCACGAGCCGCGCCTGCAGCACATCCTGGTCCGCCACGAGCAGGGCGCGACCCATGCGGCCGAGGGCTACGCCCGCAGCTCGGGTAAGCCAGGCGTCGTCTTGGTCACCTCGGGCCCCGGGGCGACCAACGCCATTACCGGCATCATGGACGCCCTGATGGACTCGATCCCGATGGTCGTCATCACCGGCCAGGTCCCGACGCACCTGATCGGCACCGACGCTTTCCAGGAAGCCGACACCGTCGGCATGACCCGCTCGTGCACCAAGCACAACTACCTGGTCAAAGACGTCCGCGACCTGCCGCAGATCATCCATGAGGCCTTCAAGATCGCCACGACCGGCCGTCCGGGCCCCGTGCTGATCGACATCCCCAAGGACGTCCAGTTCGCCAAGGGCGAGTACTACGGCCCGCAAGAGGTCCAATCGACCCACGCCTACGCCCCGCGCGTCAAGGGCGACGCCAGCCGCATCGCCGAGGCGGTCAAGATGATCGCCAGCGCCCGCCGTCCGATCTTCTACACCGGCGGCGGCGTCATCAACGCCGGCCCCAAGGCCAGCGCGGCGCTGCGGGAGTTCGCGGCCATGACCGGCGCGCCGGTCACCTCGACCCTGATGGGTCTGGGCGCCTTCCCGGCGGCCGATCCGGCGTGGCTGGGCATGCTGGGCATGCACGGCACGTTCGAGGCCAACAACGCCATGCACGACTGCGACGTGATGATCTGCGTCGGCGCTCGCTTCGACGACCGCGTCACGGGGCGCCTCGACGCCTTCTCGCCGGGCAGCAAGAAGATCCACATCGATATCGACGCCTCGTCGATCAACAAGAACGTCCGCGTCGACCTGCCGATCGTCGGCGACGCCGGCTCGGTGCTGGAAGACCTGATCGCCGCCTGGAAGGCCGCCAACCTGTCGCCGAACAAGGCCGCCCTCAGCGACTGGTGGGCCCAGATCGACCAGTGGCGCGCCCGCGAGTGCCTGAAGTACCGGGCCTCGGACACGGTCATCAAGCCGCAGTACGCGATCCAGCGGCTGTATGAGCTGACCAAGGACAAGGACGTCTACATCACGACCGAGGTCGGCCAGCACCAGATGTGGGCCGCGCAGTTCTTCCGCTTCGAGGAGCCGAACCGCTGGATGACCTCCGGCGGCCTGGGCACCATGGGCTACGGCCTGCCGGCCGCCCTGGGCGTGCAGCTGGCCCATCCGAACAGCCTGGTCGTCGACATCGCCGGCGAAGCCTCGATCCAGATGTGCATCCAGGAGCTGTCGACCGCGATCCAGTTCGACCTGCCGGTCAAGATCTTCATCCTGAACAACGAATGGATGGGCATGGTCCGCCAGTGGCAGCAGCTGCTGCACGGCGAGCGCTACAGCCACTCTTACTCGGACAGCCTGCCCGACTTCGTGAAGCTGGCAGAGGCCTATGGCGCGGTCGGCATCCGCTGCGACGACCCGGCCGAGCTGGACGGCAAGATCCTGGAGATGATCAACAGCGACAAGCCGGTGATCTTCGACTGCCGCGTCGAGAAGCACGAGAACTGCCTGCCGATGATCCCATCGGGCAAGGCGCACAACGAGATGATCCTGCCCGAGGAGGTCGAAGACCTGGGCAGCGTCATCGACGAAGCCGGGCGCGGGCTGGTCTAG